One genomic segment of Chitinophaga sancti includes these proteins:
- a CDS encoding DUF4349 domain-containing protein — MQTSIKARFWRLFRWGAGVFCVLFIFRLIYGYVASNTNSTGDYYENYFDQVNGLRKNYATSKMKMAPTAGPQPDFSTNQKYEKTAVVRTTTSNFPKDEENVRKKIESYKAMIQYEKALGRKGDRELHLMIGVNPETFDSFYHEIQGIGVIRSMSITKVDKTNEYRQLNAQKVSLEKTVASLEALKKQPGTNQELLPIYDRQLELEDRLQNLGVDLGNFNTENEFCTVKLSLYEGATAQSISFIHRLKIALQWTIHYFAYTVIGFTVLSIFVFVLLLIIDKLNILGLFK; from the coding sequence ATGCAAACCTCAATTAAGGCCAGGTTCTGGCGTCTCTTCCGCTGGGGAGCGGGAGTATTCTGTGTGCTATTTATTTTCAGATTGATTTATGGATATGTCGCGTCAAACACGAATAGTACCGGGGATTATTATGAGAATTACTTTGATCAGGTGAATGGACTGAGAAAGAATTATGCCACATCTAAAATGAAAATGGCTCCTACAGCAGGCCCACAACCGGATTTTTCCACTAATCAAAAGTATGAGAAAACCGCAGTGGTAAGAACGACCACCAGTAACTTTCCAAAGGACGAAGAAAATGTGCGAAAGAAAATAGAATCCTACAAAGCCATGATCCAATATGAAAAAGCATTAGGGAGAAAAGGTGACCGGGAGTTGCATTTGATGATTGGCGTGAATCCTGAAACGTTTGATTCGTTCTATCATGAGATACAGGGTATTGGTGTCATCAGGTCTATGTCAATTACGAAAGTTGATAAAACGAATGAGTATAGACAACTGAATGCGCAGAAAGTTTCTTTAGAAAAAACTGTTGCATCATTAGAAGCGTTGAAAAAACAACCCGGTACGAACCAGGAATTGTTACCTATTTATGATAGACAATTGGAATTGGAAGACAGGTTGCAAAACCTCGGTGTTGATTTAGGAAATTTCAATACAGAAAATGAATTCTGTACAGTTAAGTTGTCATTGTATGAAGGTGCGACTGCTCAATCTATCTCATTTATCCACAGGTTGAAAATTGCTTTGCAATGGACCATCCACTACTTTGCTTATACAGTCATTGGCTTTACGGTTTTATCAATCTTTGTTTTTGTATTGTTACTGATAATAGACAAACTAAATATTCTTGGTTTATTTAAGTAA
- a CDS encoding acyltransferase family protein codes for MKDNQRLQSLDALRGFDMFWIMSGEHIIHTMAKAMKWAPVEWMSAQLNHTEWNGFTFYDMIFPLFLFIAGVTMPLSLQKKMDVAGVKYTYLLPGEEKRKLYKVMLKRALILVVLGFIVNGLLKFNGLENTRFPSVLGRIGLAWFFAGLISLNFSVKGQVYWLVGILLGYWALMMWVPVPGYGAGVLTMDGSLESYIDRVLVPGRLHDKVHDPEGVLSTLPAIGTALLGTLAGTFIQRGVQTPLRKGVMIFVFGAVLVLLGYVWGFSFPINKRLWTSSFVLYAGGFSLLFLAVFYLIIDVWGFRKWAFPFVIIGTNSILIYMAAEGMVDFRYTAGFVFNGVIQYAPLLWQPVFAAMSVTFVQLCLLYVLYRNKLFLKI; via the coding sequence ATGAAAGATAATCAACGATTGCAGTCATTGGACGCACTGAGAGGGTTTGATATGTTCTGGATTATGAGTGGGGAGCATATTATTCATACAATGGCGAAGGCCATGAAGTGGGCGCCGGTAGAATGGATGTCAGCACAGTTGAATCATACGGAGTGGAATGGGTTTACTTTTTATGATATGATATTTCCGTTGTTCCTGTTTATAGCCGGGGTGACGATGCCATTGTCGTTGCAAAAGAAGATGGATGTGGCGGGTGTAAAGTATACTTATTTATTGCCCGGCGAGGAGAAGCGGAAGCTCTATAAGGTAATGCTGAAGCGGGCTTTGATATTGGTGGTATTGGGTTTTATCGTGAATGGGTTATTGAAGTTTAATGGATTGGAGAATACAAGATTTCCAAGTGTGTTGGGAAGGATAGGATTGGCGTGGTTCTTTGCAGGATTGATTAGTTTGAACTTTTCTGTGAAGGGACAGGTGTATTGGTTAGTTGGGATACTGTTGGGATATTGGGCATTGATGATGTGGGTGCCGGTGCCGGGGTATGGAGCGGGGGTATTGACGATGGATGGATCGTTGGAGTCTTATATTGATAGGGTGTTAGTGCCAGGGAGGTTGCATGATAAGGTGCATGATCCGGAGGGTGTGTTGTCAACATTGCCGGCGATCGGGACGGCGCTGTTAGGCACGCTGGCAGGAACTTTTATACAGAGAGGGGTGCAAACGCCGTTGAGAAAAGGTGTAATGATATTTGTCTTTGGAGCGGTGTTGGTGTTGTTAGGATATGTATGGGGTTTCAGTTTCCCTATTAATAAGCGACTGTGGACGAGTTCTTTTGTATTGTATGCAGGTGGTTTTAGCTTGTTGTTCCTGGCAGTGTTTTATCTGATAATAGATGTGTGGGGATTTAGGAAATGGGCATTCCCATTTGTGATTATTGGTACGAATTCAATCCTGATCTATATGGCGGCAGAGGGGATGGTAGATTTTAGATATACTGCAGGGTTTGTGTTTAATGGGGTAATACAATATGCGCCGTTATTGTGGCAGCCGGTGTTTGCGGCAATGTCAGTGACGTTTGTACAGTTATGTTTGTTGTATGTTTTGTACAGGAATAAATTGTTCCTGAAAATTTAA
- a CDS encoding alpha-N-acetylglucosaminidase: MKVFRRVFTICGFVMFAHSSVSAQLNKPAALALIKRVLPTQAASFEVGELPASEAKDVFEITPYQGKILLKGNNGVAVASALYYYLTEYCHCQITWNGTHLKLPAKLPMPVATVKKTTPYQYRYYLNYCTFNYSMSWWDWKRWQKEIDWMAMHGINMPLAITGEEYTWYEVYKQMGFTDKELEGFFCGPAYFSWFWMGNLDGWGGPLPLSWMKSHKTLQQQIVKQERELGMTPVLPAFTGHVPAAFKEKYPQAKLKATNWNNGFADTYILDSEDPLFAKIGKQFLETQTKLFGTDHLYSADTFNENEPPSDDPEFLSKLSARIYEGMRQADTSAVWVMQGWLFYSDRKFWKAPQIEALLKAVPDNKMILLDLAAEIEPVWKRTDAFYGKPWIWNQLNNFGGNVNLFGRLEGVAAGPALALQDPNSKNLKGIGLTMEAIENNPVIYELTMQHTWQTDPIQLDEWLKKYARNRYGVDNDALVQAWQVLRKTAYNGQTIRDGAESIITGRPTFDSTTIWTRTKLNYAPLDLVPAWDLFIQAAKKGVRTDGFTYDLVDVTRQVMANYATPLQQQFVSAYKARNMAGFHKYSKAYLELIDDMDRLLATKKDFLLGPWIASARNWGTTPAEKALYEQNARDLITLWGDAESPLHEYANRQWSGLLKDFYKARWEQFFDYLMTEERPDFKAFDKKISQWEWQFVKTQKNYPLTTSGDPVVVSLQMYTKYHDLIVAAYER; encoded by the coding sequence ATGAAAGTTTTTAGGAGGGTATTTACTATCTGTGGGTTTGTCATGTTTGCACACTCGTCTGTGTCGGCACAATTGAATAAGCCGGCAGCACTTGCACTCATTAAACGTGTTTTGCCTACACAGGCAGCTTCTTTTGAGGTAGGTGAATTGCCTGCTTCCGAAGCAAAAGATGTATTTGAGATTACACCATACCAGGGAAAGATCTTGTTAAAAGGGAATAATGGAGTTGCAGTTGCTTCTGCCCTGTATTATTACCTGACTGAATATTGCCATTGCCAGATCACCTGGAATGGTACACATCTGAAACTACCGGCAAAATTGCCAATGCCGGTAGCTACCGTAAAGAAAACCACACCTTATCAATATCGTTATTACCTGAACTATTGCACATTCAACTACAGCATGAGCTGGTGGGATTGGAAGCGCTGGCAAAAGGAGATCGACTGGATGGCGATGCATGGTATCAATATGCCGCTGGCCATTACAGGGGAAGAGTATACCTGGTATGAGGTGTATAAACAAATGGGCTTTACAGACAAAGAGCTGGAAGGGTTCTTTTGTGGCCCGGCTTACTTCTCCTGGTTCTGGATGGGTAACTTAGATGGCTGGGGTGGCCCGTTGCCTCTTAGCTGGATGAAGAGTCATAAGACCTTGCAACAACAAATCGTAAAGCAGGAACGTGAGTTAGGAATGACACCCGTATTACCTGCATTTACAGGACATGTACCGGCAGCCTTCAAAGAGAAATATCCTCAGGCAAAACTGAAAGCGACGAACTGGAATAATGGTTTTGCAGATACCTACATCTTAGATTCAGAAGATCCTTTGTTTGCAAAAATTGGTAAGCAGTTTTTAGAAACACAGACAAAGCTGTTTGGAACAGATCATTTGTATTCAGCAGATACATTCAATGAGAATGAACCCCCTTCTGATGATCCGGAGTTCCTCTCTAAATTAAGTGCACGGATTTATGAGGGCATGAGACAGGCGGATACCAGTGCGGTGTGGGTCATGCAGGGATGGCTGTTTTATAGTGATCGTAAGTTCTGGAAGGCTCCACAGATCGAAGCGCTGTTGAAAGCAGTGCCGGATAATAAAATGATCCTGTTAGACCTGGCCGCAGAGATTGAACCAGTATGGAAAAGAACAGATGCATTCTATGGCAAGCCATGGATCTGGAACCAGCTGAACAACTTCGGTGGCAATGTGAACCTGTTTGGTCGTTTGGAAGGTGTAGCGGCAGGACCCGCACTGGCATTGCAGGATCCGAATTCAAAGAACCTGAAAGGGATTGGATTGACCATGGAAGCGATAGAGAATAATCCGGTGATCTATGAACTGACCATGCAGCATACCTGGCAAACAGACCCTATACAGCTGGATGAGTGGCTGAAAAAATATGCACGTAACCGTTATGGTGTGGATAATGATGCTTTGGTACAGGCATGGCAGGTATTGAGAAAGACGGCTTATAATGGACAGACGATACGCGATGGAGCAGAGTCGATCATTACCGGCAGACCTACATTTGATAGTACTACCATATGGACAAGAACTAAGCTGAACTATGCGCCATTGGACCTGGTTCCTGCATGGGACTTATTCATACAGGCTGCTAAGAAAGGCGTGCGTACGGATGGATTTACGTATGACCTGGTAGATGTGACAAGACAGGTGATGGCGAACTATGCCACGCCTTTGCAACAGCAGTTTGTGAGCGCTTATAAGGCACGCAATATGGCCGGGTTTCATAAATATAGCAAAGCATATCTGGAATTGATAGATGATATGGATCGCTTATTAGCTACGAAAAAAGATTTTCTGTTAGGACCATGGATTGCGAGTGCGCGCAACTGGGGTACTACTCCTGCAGAAAAGGCGCTGTACGAACAGAATGCCCGTGACCTGATCACCTTGTGGGGAGATGCGGAGAGTCCATTGCATGAATATGCAAACAGGCAATGGAGTGGGTTGCTCAAGGATTTTTACAAGGCACGCTGGGAGCAGTTCTTTGATTACCTGATGACGGAGGAACGACCGGATTTCAAAGCGTTTGATAAGAAGATCAGTCAGTGGGAGTGGCAGTTTGTAAAGACACAGAAGAACTATCCTTTGACTACCAGTGGCGATCCGGTCGTGGTATCACTGCAGATGTATACAAAATATCATGACCTAATAGTTGCAGCTTATGAAAGATAA